Proteins co-encoded in one Pan paniscus chromosome 23, NHGRI_mPanPan1-v2.0_pri, whole genome shotgun sequence genomic window:
- the UPK3A gene encoding uroplakin-3a isoform X2: MPPLWALLALGCLRFGSAVNLQPQLASVTFATNNPTLTTVALEKPLCMFDSKQALTGTHEVYLYVLVDSAISRNASVQDSTNTPLGSTFLQTEGGRTGPYKAVAFDLIPCSDLPSLDAIGDVSQASQILNAYLVRVGANRTCLWDPNFQGLCNPPLSAATEYRFKYVLVNMSTGLVEDQTLWSDPIRTNQLTPYSTIDTWPGRRSGGMIVITSILGSLPFFLLVGFAGAIALSLVDMGSSDGETTHDSQITQEAVPKSLGASESSYTSVNRGPPLDRAEVYSSKLQD, from the exons ATGCCTCCGCTCTGGGCCCTGCTGGCCCTCGGCTGCCTGCGGTTCGGCTCGG CTGTGAACCTGCAGCCCCAACTGGCCAGTGTGACCTTCGCCACCAACAACCCCACACTTACCACTGTGGCCTTGGAAAAGCCTCTCTGCATGTTTGACAGCAAACAGGCCCTCACTGGCACCCACGAGGTCTACCTGTATGTCCTGGTCGACTCAG CCATTTCCAGGAATGCCTCAGTGCAAGACAGCACCAACACCCCACTGGGCTCAACGTTCCTACAAACAGAGGGTGGGAGGACAGGTCCCTACAAAGCCGTGGCCTTTGACCTGATCCCCTGCAGTGATCTGCCCAGCCTGGATGCCATTGGGGATGTGTCCCAGGCCTCACAGATCCTGAATGCCTACCTGGTCAGGGTGGGTGCCAACAGGACCTGCCTGTGGGATCCCAACTTCCAGGGCCTCTGTAACCCACCCTTGTCAGCAGCCACGGAGTACAG GTTCAAGTATGTCCTGGTCAATATGTCCACGGGCTTGGTAGAGGACCAGACCCTGTGGTCGGACCCCATCCGCACCAACCAGC TCACCCCATACTCGACGATCGACACGTGGCCAGGCCGGCGGAGCGGAGGCATGATCGTCATCACTTccatcctgggctccctgccCTTCTTTCTACTTGTGGGTTTTGCTGGCGCCATTGCCCTCAGCCTCGT GGACATGGGGAGTTCTGATGGGGAAACGACTCACGACTCCCAAATCACTCAGGAGGCTGTTCCCAAGTCGCTGGGGGCCTCGGAGTCTTCCTACACGTCCGTGAACCGGGGGCCGCCACTGGACAGGGCTGAGGTGTATTCCAGCAAGCTCCAGGACTGA
- the UPK3A gene encoding uroplakin-3a isoform X1: MTGQGAVSETAYVVAQGEGEAQGLAHNRCSVTASRVGVDSSAGGQFPSSLPPPAVNLQPQLASVTFATNNPTLTTVALEKPLCMFDSKQALTGTHEVYLYVLVDSAISRNASVQDSTNTPLGSTFLQTEGGRTGPYKAVAFDLIPCSDLPSLDAIGDVSQASQILNAYLVRVGANRTCLWDPNFQGLCNPPLSAATEYRFKYVLVNMSTGLVEDQTLWSDPIRTNQLTPYSTIDTWPGRRSGGMIVITSILGSLPFFLLVGFAGAIALSLVDMGSSDGETTHDSQITQEAVPKSLGASESSYTSVNRGPPLDRAEVYSSKLQD, translated from the exons ATGACTGGGCAGGGGGCAGTGTCTGAGACAGCTTATGTGGTGGCCCAGGGGGAGGGTgaagcccagggcctggcacacaacaGGTGCTCAGTAACTGCAAGCAGAGTGGGTGTGGACAGTTCTGCCGGAGGTCAGTTCCCATCCTCACTGCCTCCTCCAGCTGTGAACCTGCAGCCCCAACTGGCCAGTGTGACCTTCGCCACCAACAACCCCACACTTACCACTGTGGCCTTGGAAAAGCCTCTCTGCATGTTTGACAGCAAACAGGCCCTCACTGGCACCCACGAGGTCTACCTGTATGTCCTGGTCGACTCAG CCATTTCCAGGAATGCCTCAGTGCAAGACAGCACCAACACCCCACTGGGCTCAACGTTCCTACAAACAGAGGGTGGGAGGACAGGTCCCTACAAAGCCGTGGCCTTTGACCTGATCCCCTGCAGTGATCTGCCCAGCCTGGATGCCATTGGGGATGTGTCCCAGGCCTCACAGATCCTGAATGCCTACCTGGTCAGGGTGGGTGCCAACAGGACCTGCCTGTGGGATCCCAACTTCCAGGGCCTCTGTAACCCACCCTTGTCAGCAGCCACGGAGTACAG GTTCAAGTATGTCCTGGTCAATATGTCCACGGGCTTGGTAGAGGACCAGACCCTGTGGTCGGACCCCATCCGCACCAACCAGC TCACCCCATACTCGACGATCGACACGTGGCCAGGCCGGCGGAGCGGAGGCATGATCGTCATCACTTccatcctgggctccctgccCTTCTTTCTACTTGTGGGTTTTGCTGGCGCCATTGCCCTCAGCCTCGT GGACATGGGGAGTTCTGATGGGGAAACGACTCACGACTCCCAAATCACTCAGGAGGCTGTTCCCAAGTCGCTGGGGGCCTCGGAGTCTTCCTACACGTCCGTGAACCGGGGGCCGCCACTGGACAGGGCTGAGGTGTATTCCAGCAAGCTCCAGGACTGA